The Natrinema versiforme genome segment CAGTCAAGCCACCTTGGGGAACAGAGCGAGGAAAGTCTCAAGACTGTAGCTGCGGGTATTGGTGCTCTTACGATACCAACAGTACTGCTAACAGTGAGATCTCCACGCGAGATACGATCATTGTGGAATTAGACGGTTCTAATCTAGTCTTTTGATAGAAACTACTATATCTTTTGTCCCACCACCAACTAGCCGACGATGGACGACACGCACCAGTCGAAAACGAAGCACAGTTTCTCACGCAGAAGAGCCATTACTGCGGGTGCAGGACTGCTCGCTACTGGCCTCGCCGGATGTATGAGCAACGGAGATACGACTGAATATGGTCCTGTTGCCGTCGCGTCGTTCTTCAGCTTCTATGACTTCGCCCGAAAGGTCGCAAACGGAACTCCTGTCGAAGTGCGAAACCTGATTCCAAGCGGGCTTCATGGCCACGGCTGGGAACCGGATGCGAGTATCACCAAGGATATCATCGAAGCCGATGCGTTCATCCACGTTGGCTCAGACTTCCAACCTTGGGCCGACCGGGCAATCCAGACGCTCAAAGATGACAACGTCGACACTCAACTCATCAACGTCCGGGAGGGCATCGAACTGGTCGACCTCGCCGCCAGCCTCGACCCTGAGGAAGAAGGTGTCGGCGAGGGTCGAGGGAAGGACCCCCACTTCTGGCTCGATCCCGACCGCGCGAAGCAGTCCGTCGACAACATAACCGATGGGCTCGTCGAACTCGCACCGGACCACGAATCGACGTTCCGGGAGAACGCCTCGACCTACAAGACCGACGTCCTCGAACAGATCGAACAGGATTATCAGGCGATCTTCGACGCCGCCGAACGCGACGTCGTCCAACTCGCCGCTCACAACGCGTTCCAGTACATTGGCGTCAAGTACGACATCCAGATGCGCCCACTCGTCGTGAATCTTGCTGCCAGCGGCGATGTCAAGCCTTCCGACATCACGGAAGCCAAGCGCGTCATCGACGAGAATGATATCAAGTACATCGGTGCCGCGGTGTTCGAGACGCGCAAGCCTGCACAACAACTCGTCACCGAGACGGCGGTCGACGGGTACTTTCCCGTGACGCCGTACGCTGGCGTTCGGGAGGACTGGGTTAAGAACAACTGGGGGTACGAGGAAATCGCCTACAACATCAATATGCCCACGTTCGAGGTCGTGCTCGGCAACAAACAGCCCGAGGAAGCCGGGCCCGATGGCTGGGCCGATGAGTGGATGAGCTTCGAGTGAACTTCCAATGAGCACACAAACCCCTGCGAGTACCACGAGTTCTGGAACGTCAAGCAGCACTGAGGCGGTCATCGAACTATCCGGGATCGACTTCGGATACACGTCTACCCCGGTCGTCGAGGATATCTCGCTTCGGATCGACCCTGGCGAGTACGTTGCGGTCGTAGGTCCGAACGGGTCGGGGAAATCGACGCTGATGAAGTTGATGGTGGGGTTGCTTCGACCGGACGAGGGAGTCGCCAAACTATTCGGCGAACCCTCGCGTCAGTTCGACGATGGCGAGCGGATCGGCTACGTTGCCCAGCACGCCAGCGCCTCGAAAGAGATGCCCATCACCGTCCGAGAAGTCGTGAAGATGGGCCGGTTCCCACACGTCGGCTTCGGTCGCCTCTCCAGTGAGGACTGGGATATCGTAGACCGGGCGCTTGACACGGTCGGTATGTCGGCGTTTGCCAATCGTCGTGTGACACAGTTGTCGGGGGGGCAGCGCCAGCGAGCATTCATCGCCCGTGCACTCGCCAGCGAGGCCGACCTGCTCGTGCTCGACGAGCCGACTGTCGGTGTTGATATGGAATCGGTCGAGGCGTTCTACAATCTCTTGGATTCACTGAATAGCAACGGTATCACGGTCCTGCTCATCGAACACGACTTGGGCGCAGTCACCGAACACGCCGAACGCGTCATCTGTCTCAACCGCGAGATATACTTCGACGGACCAGCCAACGAGTTCGTCGAGAGTAACGCGCTAGCACGCGCATTTGGCACCACAGCGAACCTGCTGGGTGGTTCTCGATGACTTACCTATCTGTTGTTCCGCTTCAAGCGGGACCGTTAGACCCCGTGTTCGGGCCACTGTACTGGTTCCTGGAGGTGTGGTCGGACTTCATGTCTGCAATGGCTCGAGCGACTGGATTGGAACTGCTCCAGTACGGCTTCATGCACCGGGCGATCTTGGTGGGACTCTGTATTGGAGTGATGGCTCCCCTGATCGGAACGTTTCTCGTTCATCGGCAGCTAGCGTTGATCGGTGACGCACTCGCTCACACCGCCTTCGCTGGTGTGGCCGTAGGGTTGTTCCTCAACG includes the following:
- a CDS encoding metal ABC transporter ATP-binding protein; its protein translation is MSTQTPASTTSSGTSSSTEAVIELSGIDFGYTSTPVVEDISLRIDPGEYVAVVGPNGSGKSTLMKLMVGLLRPDEGVAKLFGEPSRQFDDGERIGYVAQHASASKEMPITVREVVKMGRFPHVGFGRLSSEDWDIVDRALDTVGMSAFANRRVTQLSGGQRQRAFIARALASEADLLVLDEPTVGVDMESVEAFYNLLDSLNSNGITVLLIEHDLGAVTEHAERVICLNREIYFDGPANEFVESNALARAFGTTANLLGGSR
- a CDS encoding metal ABC transporter substrate-binding protein, which encodes MDDTHQSKTKHSFSRRRAITAGAGLLATGLAGCMSNGDTTEYGPVAVASFFSFYDFARKVANGTPVEVRNLIPSGLHGHGWEPDASITKDIIEADAFIHVGSDFQPWADRAIQTLKDDNVDTQLINVREGIELVDLAASLDPEEEGVGEGRGKDPHFWLDPDRAKQSVDNITDGLVELAPDHESTFRENASTYKTDVLEQIEQDYQAIFDAAERDVVQLAAHNAFQYIGVKYDIQMRPLVVNLAASGDVKPSDITEAKRVIDENDIKYIGAAVFETRKPAQQLVTETAVDGYFPVTPYAGVREDWVKNNWGYEEIAYNINMPTFEVVLGNKQPEEAGPDGWADEWMSFE